CAAACGAACCAATGCCTGGTGGCTACATTTCCATGACACGGGATCTCCGCAGTAGTTCCTATTTTTGTCATTGGCCAAGAGAAAGCTCGATTGTTAGTTGATGTGGTGCTTTCATCACAAACCactgaaaaagaagcaaaatatggaCATGAAAGaagccagtagtagtagtagtagtagtagtagtagtagtagtagtagcagcaacagcagtagtagttaaTGTTGGAAATAAATTGTTTGGACCACCTGCTGGCTGATTTGAGGACAATGATACACGAAGTGTTGCAAACATACACGgagagcatatataaatattcaaaatagacAGATTTCTAGTTTTTCATTTAGTAGTTTGTAAAGAGATAAATgatttagaaatgaattacaatccctTACAACACAAGGACCCCCACCCCAACCAGGCTCCATGcaattcttggaagtgtagtctattcttaacTAAAATGGCGACAATATGATTTTCTCCATATTCTTGCTCTGttcaaatatttgagaaaaattacattaaagtGTCCTACTTATTAAAATTCTAATtcattatttatgcagctgaagatggcattgcatttaaattgatgtaatttttgtattgttcaattaaatttaGCCGATTGAAACTGCATAACTACTTGAGAtcctgtagattatatatatatatattcttatatatagtttttcttatatattcttaaaaaacaataaataaaatagaaatagagatgtgtgcatatgtatatatatatattttatattttctcgaGCAATATATAACTGGTTACGGAATATGACTACTCAGAATGCTAGTCTGTTTCGCGGCCTCTAGTGTTGAATTTCGTCAATATATTGATCACTCTTTAGACATACTGACCGGAAGCGCAAAACCTAATGTACGCTAGAAATGGTTAGATGTTATATTGATTTGGCGatggtaaaatgaaatgaatggaaACGAAGTGAAAATATATCCTTTTCCGGCAATGGGATATGATTTATTCCTCTCTTATATCCCTTAGACACTGTTTAAATCGtatgagctgtgtgtgtgtatctatcgatCCTAATGTAAAAATTAACTTGATCACTTCGTACGAAATGAATTTTCGCTGAGGAAAATTATTTGCAGCACTAAATAGTTTTCCTGTTTGAATTAAAGCAAGTACTGGAATTGTTTGAATTTTTCTGCCCATTAGAGTCTGCATCTTCTACTTCTatacaaaattagaagaaaacatttttgccctcggttaattggtataattaaaaagaaactggGCAAAGACAAACAGTTCCGTAGGGACAAGAAACGGaaaagcgcaaaataaaatgcatttttttgaaaTTATCCAAGCGttgagaaaatgtaaataaatagttgtatgtatgagagagagagagagagagagagagagagagggagagagtctgTGTGCTTTGTATCATCTACTGTGGTTGATGATGACGTCAACGACGAAGAGGTTGGTGATTGATGAAGCTAAttatgacggtaatgatgattaAATTAATAAGAAACACGATACTTACTTTCATCAATGAATTTAATGTGGCTTTTCTTAACTCCTAAGTTAAGCAATTCCTGGGAATTGTTCAAAACTTGGGAGATATTGCGCCGCAGTTGACTTTCAGTCATTTCGCTAAATACTGTACAGtaaatagcaaatattttatttctgtttgagctgaaataaaaaataaatacatacatgtatgtcggtatgtatgtatgtatgtagctaactagctagctagaaatatacatacattgatatatatatatatatgtatacattcgttTAAAAGCTGCCCTGTTAATCCTTGGGTCCAACAATGACaccatgcattgagtacatattaaatttcatGGAACATGAATATttctcaagcaatgaacaattttcatcaaagcaatgatataatttgtcgactcggaacttattgcaaagcttcatgataatcaacagtaccaccaccatcgccaccatatcTGCAATACACACGCCATCCAGACTTCTGACGCCATCACCATCAATACTTTTCATCACTTTccgctccaccaccatcaccactgtctttcacatcgcttTCTATCACTATATTCAAACATAGCTCAGGATTGGATTATCATAGCTAAAATAACCGCATTCAGTATGGTTGTGAACAGAATTAGTGAAGGAGGCTCGAACTACAAGCGGGTGACTAAAAGTTGGTCCTAAGAATATATTCGTCCAATGCACATGAAGGTCTTCGCTCCCTGCATAAATCTTTgaatacactttatatatgtatttatacatatacaggagtggctgtgtggtaagtagcttgctaaccaaccacatggttccgggttcagccccactgtgtggcatcttgggctagtgtcttctgctatagctccgggccgaccaatgccttgtgagtggattttgtagacggaaactgaaagaagcctgtcgtatatatgtatatatatgtgtgtgtgtttgtgtgtctgtgtttgtctcccaagcattgctggtgtgtttactccccgtcacttagcggttcggcaaaagagaccgatagaataagtactgggcttacaaagaataagtcccggagtcgatttgatcgattaaaggtggtgctccagcatggccgcagtcaaatgactgaaacaagtaaaagagagaaaaaagtgagagagatacatatatatatatatatatatatataattacctggttggttttaaaatgtgtgttagctaccttcaatattttataatcttCACATTGCCATTTTGTGAAATCAGTCCCTAATTCCTATGGCATTCTCAATGATACTGAGAGGCGTGAGTTAGCCTCCACCAGCCGTAATGGAGTGAGCATTGCTGATGAGTATTAACTTCCTATAAGAGATTACCATGCTAATCTAATCCATCTGGCTTACCGTGGGGAATGTTCTCCCCACTGTCAATGCAAACAGACCATATGTCTTTTTGTGGCTCAGGAGTCTAtgactaatatttctaataatgctGGTGCTCACTGCACTCTTTTCACACTTAGTGACTGTGAATTATTTCCTTGTTGGTTTCAAATTGCCGATAGCcaccacaatttatatatatacacacccatatatatgtgtgtatatatatgtgtgatgtatatgtatgtatatatatatacatatatatacagcaatttaataaataaaacatatgcatgcatacatacatatatgtacatacctacatctatacgtatatatacatatatatatgagtacaagataccacaaataaacgtagaacacaacgagaaacgaaaacaaaatcaaacaaggaaacggactttttccaacaacgaaaaacagagtacaggacaaacaatacaaggaaaattcccttcTTCAGCTggccctgtttcgactcaatgcgtatttatatatatatatatatatatatacagttctctctgtatctttatatgggtttgtgtgtccTTTGTATAATAAAACATGGATAAAACACTTAAACATTTCATTGAATGTATGAATTAATATATTCTGGGTCACAAGTACAACACTGTTGATTATTGTGACGTAT
The DNA window shown above is from Octopus sinensis unplaced genomic scaffold, ASM634580v1 Contig06081, whole genome shotgun sequence and carries:
- the LOC115227645 gene encoding uncharacterized protein LOC115227645 — translated: MTESQLRRNISQVLNNSQELLNLGVKKSHIKFIDEMVCDESTTSTNNRAFSWPMTKIGTTAEIPCHGNVATRHCSSRTMGHPEMASSQNLSSQKCSPFTGIWQEPDMSQCYNAEQSKGIDDGERANYF